A region from the Benincasa hispida cultivar B227 chromosome 12, ASM972705v1, whole genome shotgun sequence genome encodes:
- the LOC120092992 gene encoding phosphoglucomutase, chloroplastic — protein sequence MCGRTRICSSPNSSKAPLISLSISRIHHFSSLNGSSSSSSSSSSKSLSHSQPLSSSMASPSLRLHNLLLSSPLRPRSSFPLSSGGASFPPIPSSTPFISPPLLLSSPTIPSHSLAVKAASSSSSSSSPSLVAESQGLKIDLIPTKLIEGQKTGTSGLRKKVKVFQQENYLANWIQALFNSLPPEDYKNGLLVLGGDGRYFNKEAAQIIIKIAAGNGVGKILVGQEGILSTPAVSAVIRKRKANGGFIMSASHNPGGPEYDWGIKFNYSSGQPAPESITDKIYGNTLSISEIKSADIPDVDLSRIGEIKYGNFSVEVVDPVSDYLELMENVFDFPLIRSLLSRSDFRFVFDAMHAVTGAYAKPIFVDKLGASLDSISNGVPLEDFGHGHPDPNLTYAKDLVNILFSEDGPDFGAASDGDGDRNMILGKGFFVTPSDSVAVIAANAQEAIPYFKNGPKGLARSMPTSGALDRVADKLNLPFFEVPTGWKFFGNLMDAGKLSICGEESFGTGSDHIREKDGIWAVLAWLSIIAFRNKDKKVGEKLISVSDVVREHWAIYGRNFFSRYDYEECESEGANKMINHLRDLSSKSKPGDKFGSYVLQFADDFSYTDPVDGSVASKQGVRFVFSDGSRIIYRLSGTGSAGATVRIYIEQFEPDISKHDVDAQTSLKPLIDLALSLSKLEEFTGREKPTVIT from the exons ATGTGTGGCAGAACACGGATCTGTTCAAGTCCCAACTCCTCCAAGGCCCCACTTATTTCCCTTTCCATTTCTCGGATTCACCATTTCTCTTCTCTCAacggttcttcttcttcttcttcttcttcttcttccaaatctCTCTCTCATTCTCAGCCATTATCCTCTTCAATGGCTTCTCCCTCTCTTCGTCTCCACAATCTCCTCCTCTCTTCCCCGCTCAGACCGCGATCATCGTTCCCACTTTCTTCCGGTGGAGCTTCGTTTCCACCAATTCCTTCTTCTACGCCTTTCATTTCCCCTCCGCTTCTCCTCTCCTCCCCTACAATTCCCTCTCACTCTCTCGCCGTCAAGGCCGCttcgtcttcttcctcctcttcctCTCCTTCACTTGTTGCAGAGTCTCAAGGTCTCAAG ATTGATTTGATTCCGACCAAGCTGATTGAAGGCCAGAAAACTGGAACCAGTGGTCTCCGGAAGAAG GTGAAAGTATTTCAGCAGGAGAATTACCTTGCCAATTGGATCCAG GCATTGTTCAATTCCTTGCCACCAGAGGATTACAAAAATGGGCTGTTGGTTTTAGGAGGCGATGGTCGCTATTTTAATAAAGAAGCCGCACAG ATTATCATCAAAATTGCTGCTGGAAATGGTGTTGGGAAAATATTGGTCGGACA GGAAGGTATTTTGTCCACACCAGCTGTCTCTGCTGTTATACGAAAGAGGAAG GCCAATGGAGGATTTATAATGAGTGCAAGTCACAATCCAGGTGGGCCTGAATATGACTGGGGTATTaag TTTAATTATAGCAGTGGGCAGCctgcacctgaatcaattacaGACAAAATATATGGAAACACTCTTTCC ATCTCTGAAATAAAATCTGCCGATATTCCTGATGTTGACCTCTCTCGCATTGGAGAAATCAAGTATGGGAACTTCAGTGTTGAAGTTGTAGATCCTGTTTCTGACTATTTGGAGCTGATGGAG AATGTATTTGATTTTCCACTCATAAGAAGTCTGCTTTCACGTTCAGATTTCAG GTTTGTATTTGATGCCATGCATGCAGTAACTGGTGCGTATGCAAAACCAATTTTTGTGGACAAGTTAGGAGCGAGTCTG GACTCAATTTCTAATGGAGTGCCTCTAGAAGATTTTGGGCATGGACATCCTGATCCTAATCTTAC GTATGCCAAGGATTtggtcaacattttgttcagtGAAGATGGACCAGATTTTGGTGCTGCTAGTGATG GAGATGGTGATAGAAACATGATATTGGGTAAGGGTTTCTTTGTTACTCCTTCAGATTCTGTTGCAGTTATTGCAGCTAATGCGCAGGAAGCGATTCCATATTTCAAGAATGGTCCTAAG GGGCTAGCTCGTTCGATGCCAACAAGTGGAGCGCTTGATCGTGTAGCTGACAAGCTCAATCTGCCATTTTTCGAGGTTCCTACTGGCTGGAAATTCTTTGGTAACCTTATGGATGCTGGGAAATTGTCAATATGCGGGGAGGAGAGTTTTGGAACAGGTTCCGATCATATCCGTGAGAAGGATGGCATATG GGCTGTGCTGGCTTGGCTTTCTATTATTGCATTCCGAAACAAAGACAAGAAAGTTGGGGAGAAGTTGATCTCAGTTTCAGATGTTGTGAGGGAACATTGGGCTATTTATGGAAGGAACTTCTTTTCAAGATATGACTATGAA GAATGTGAGTCTGAAGGTGCTAATAAGATGATAAATCACCTTAGAGATCTCAGCAGTAAGAGCAAGCCTGGTGACAAGTTCG GAAGTTATGTCCTCCAATTTGCAGATGATTTTTCATATACCGACCCT GTTGATGGAAGTGTGGCGTCAAAACAAGGTGTTCGTTTTGTTTTTTCAGATGGATCAAGAATAATATACCGTTTATCT GGAACTGGTTCAGCAGGAGCTACCGTAAGAATATACATTGAGCAGTTTGAACCGGACATTTCTAAACATGATGTGGATGCCCAAACATCTCTAAAACCATTGATAG ATTTGGCATTATCTCTGTCCAAGCTGGAGGAGTTCACTGGGAGGGAGAAACCTACAGTCATCACCTAA